The sequence ATCACCGCGGATTCGGAGTTGCAGGACAGATACGACGTCCCGGACCCGAACGCGGTCGTCGTCTCCGACGATCCGGATACGGACCACGAGACGGTCCACGAACGCTGGGACGACCTCGCTGACTGGCGAACGATCCGTCGAGACATTCCGATCCTGAAACGCGCCGTCCGGCGGGCCGAATCGGCGAGCGACGGCCGCGTGAACTCGAGTTTGTGATGGACGGAGGCGAAAACGAACGTAATCGGTACGGGGGTCAGTTCGTCAGCGGCTGGTTGAACCCGCGCTCGCGCTCGAGGACGGTCTCCCAGGTGAGTTCACAGTCACAGGAGACCTGCTCGAAGACGGTGGGGTCCTGTCGGAGGCCGAAGTCCTTGATTGCCTTCTGGACGAGGTCGTCGCACTCTTTGCAGTTGTGCGGGCCGCGGTCGGAGCCGTGGCCGACGGGGTCGGAGACGACGATGGCGTCGACGTCGGCGGTCTGCTCTAAGACGTGGGCGACCGACCAGAGCCACGGCGGGCGATAGCCCCCGCGGAAGTAGAGGTCGTCGACCATCGTGTAGCGCTGGACGTTACAGGGGTTCATCGAGACGGTGTGACAGCCGGCAACGTCGGCACAGCGTTCGATCGAGGAGATCATGTCCTCGACGGCCTCGGATTCGGTGAGGAACGGCGGCTTCATCAGGAGATAGGCCTTGATCCCGGCATCGGCGTCCTCGCCCGCCTCCGAATCTGCGGCGGCGGCCTCCGCGCAGGCGTCCTCGAAGTCCGCGAAGTCGAAGTACTTGTTCACGCAGTCGTGACGGACCCGATCCGTGGCCGTCTCGAGGCCGATCGCCATGTCCGTGTCGATCCCGTGCTGGGTGAAGTCGCCGATCTTCTCGCGGGAGACGAAGTCCGGCAGCGACTCGAGGACGATCCGCTCGCGGTCGGCGAACGTCTCGGCGATGGCTTCTCGGGTGCGGGCGCCGACCTCGCGCTCGTCCAAAAAGGAGCCGGAGGTGTAGATCTTGATGAGTTCGGCAGGCTCGTCGGCGTTTTCACTTTCGTGCTCGAGACAGACGTCGATCTGGTCCAGCAGGGCCTCGTGGGAGACGGAACCGCCGTCGACGCTCTCGGCGACGTAACCACACATCGTGCAGCCGCCGGCTCGAGCCCAGCGGCAGCCGCCGGTGTTGAGGATGATCGTGAGGCTCTGCTTGACCCCGTCGGGGGTGTTGTCCTCGTCGAGCCAGACGCGGGTAGGCTCGTGGGGGTCGTAACTGGCCTCCTTGCGCGAGCGGATCTCGCGCATCACCTGATTGTGGGCGTCCATGCCCTTGCCCTGCTCGTAGACCTCGGGCGTGGGAGTGCTCATTACTCGATCTGAGCGGCCCAGCAGGTAAAGCCCCTGCGCCTCGCCACTGGTCAGATACGAGTTCGGCGCTGCAGAGACATCAGTTCGCAACACCACGAAAGCCCCCGTCTCGCTCGACCATCCGCGGCTCGTTGTCGTTCGAGAGAGCGAAGCTCTCTCGTGATGACCAAAGACCTCCGGTCTTTCGAACCACGGTCCTCGCTTCGCTGCGGTCCTTACGTCGCCGAGGATGGACCGACCGAGACGGCCCCTTTCATTCCCACCCGTGTCGACTGCTCGAGCAAGCTACGTGGGTGGGAATGAAAGGGGCTGCCCTGGTCGCTGAGCGAGACGACGTAAGCACCGCAACATTGTGAGGAGCGCAGCGAGTCGCAGCCAGCGACCAGGGCAGGGGCTTTCGTGGTGTTCATCGGCGACCAATCGAAACATGGTTCGCAGAACAATCGCACGACTAGCGACGCGTCTTTTTTGACGACGGCCGCGCAATCGGAAGGCGATGGACGTCGCCGTCGGCATCGTCGCCCAGCGAGGAAACGAGCGCGCACAGAGACTCGCCGGAACCCTCCTCGAGACGCTCGAGCGGGACCACGGCGCTGACGTGGTGGTGGACGAGGCGACCGCCAGCGCGGCGGCTGCCGACGCGACGGACGAAACGGACGACCTCCCCGGCGTCGCCGTCGAGGAGATGGCCGACCGTGACCTCGTGGTCAGCATCGGCGGCGACGGCACTCTCCTCTTCGTCGCTCGAGCGATCGGTTCGACACCGCTCGTGGGTGTCAACCTCGGAGAAGTGGGCTTTCTCAACGCAGTCGATCCTGCAGACGCGGAGGCCGTGGTCACCGATCTCGTCACGATCATCGAGGCTGGCGACCCGGTCCCCGGTCGCGACCTCGTCCGCCTCGAGGCGAGCGCTGCCGGCGAGTCGTGGATCCTCGAGCCAGCGCTCAACGAGGTGCTCGTCCACGGGCCGCGACGGGGCCACAGCGGCGGGGCGACGATCGAGATCCGCGTCGACGGGACACAGTACGTCGAGACCCACGCCGACGGGGTTCTCGTGGCGACGCCGACCGGTTCGACCGCCTACAACCTGAGCGAGGGCGGGCCGCTGGTCCACCCCGATGCGGACGCACTCGTCGTCACGGGGATGGCCCCCACCGAGCCGATAGCACCGCTGGTCGTCGATCAGGACGCGAGTCTCTCGATCACGGTCTCGAACGCCCCCGAGGCGTTCGTGATCGGCGACGGGCGCAACCGTCGAGCGGTCGAGCCCCCAGTGACGGTCGCGGTGTCGACCGCCGACGAACCAGGGAAACTCGTCGGCCCGGAGTCGAACGTCTTCGAGGCGCTCGAGAAACTCGAGTGAGCCCGATCAGTTCGATCACCCCGCGTCGACCAGCCGCCCGAGCTGTGACGGCGGCACCGCCCCGCGGGCGACGCGCCCGTCGGCGACGAACGTCGGCACGCCGGTGATCCCGCGTCGATGGGCGTCGGCGAACCGGTCCTCGAGAGACGCGCGCAGGTCGTCGTCAGCGATTGCAGTCCTGATCCCCTCGCTCGAGAGCCCAACGCGGTCGGCGAGGTCGGCCAGTACGTCGACCTCGCCGATGTCGCGTTCGTCCTGCCAGAGCGCGGTGTAGATCGCCTCGTCGAACGCGGGCCACGTCTGGGGATGCTCCCGAGCGACGTACAGCGAGGCCTGCTGGGCCGGCAGCGAGTCGACCTCGATCGCGAGTTCCTGTGCCATCTCGACGCCGTACTCCGCCTGCAGTCGACGGACGTTCTGGCGGGCCTGCTCGTAGTAGGCATCGTCCTTACCATCGTCGGCGTCGTGATCGATCGAGCCGTCCGGGTTCCGCTTGTCTCGACGCAGATCGAACGGGTGCCACTCGAGCGCGAGCGGTTCGGTACGCTGCTCGCGGTACTGGGCGAGCGATCGTGTGCCGAGATAACAGAATGGGCAAACGTAGTCGGCGTAGACCGTGAGCCGGTCGGTCGCCCCGGGAGTCGACGGGGTGTCAGACATACCTGCGATAGGAGGCGTCGACGGAAAAACGACCGGACGCCGGCAGTCTGGCCCGCGTCGGGTGTGGGCCGACTCGAGTTACGCGCCGTCGCGGTTGGACGGATCGGCTGCGGAGTCAGCACCGACGACATCGGCATCCGCGTCTGCGTCCCTGTCGACCGACACCGGCAGGTTCGGATCCCGGTACGGGTTGTGCCCGTAGGCCGGAAGCTCGTCCTCGAGTTGCTCTTTCAACACGCGCCGAAGGCGATTGAGGCTCGTCGTGTCGAGGCCGTGTTTCGACGCGAGTCGCTTGAACGTCGGCTCGTCGGTGACGTCGTGCGCACGGTACTCGGCGAACAGCTCTTCCATGCGGTCGGCCGACAGCGACTGGACGTCGACGTCGTCCAGTCCGAAGTACTGTCGCCGATCGACGTCGACAACGTGGCGAATGACGACCAGCGCGACCTTCTCGATCGCCCGCTGGCTCCCGAACTCGGTGAGGTCGATCTCGTCCATCACACCGAGCGCAAGATCGCGCTGCCACGGCGTCACCTCGAGGGCGTTACACAGCGCCTGCGTCGTTCGCAGGCGATCGAGGTGGTGGGCACGCTCGCTGTAGCCCGGCGTCGCGGCGTGCTGTTCGTCGTGGAGGCGGCGAACGCTCTCGGAGAGATCCCCGTCGGGCGACTCCGCCCGCCCGATCACCGTTGCACTCGGCGTGACGACCCCCCAGCGCCGGACCGTCGCGTCCCGCTGGGCCGCCGCTCGAGAGAGCGAGCCCGCTCCCGGCCGGGTCTCGAGGTGGTGCGTCGACTCCTGCTCCGGCGTGACGCCGCCATCGGCTCGAAGATCCGACGAGGATCGCGAACCGTCGGTCTGGAGGGGCTCACCGCGACCGGCGTCGGGCGCGGATCCGTCGGGTTGCATCTCGTCTGAGGGTCAGCGGGCGAGACTGAAAAAAGCTCGTGCTCGTTCGCGTACGCCGTCAGGTTTGTTCGGCCGTAGGATCGTCGAACGCGGACGCGAGCACGGTGGCGGTCTCTCCACACCGCACCCATCGGAATTGTCCGCTCTGGAACTCGAGTCGGTGTTCGACGCTCGAGCGCTGTCTGAAGTATCGACTCGACGGAGTGGCAACTCGACGGTGATGAGCCACCTTCGAAAATCCCTTCGTAGCTCTACCTTGTGACCAGAGGTACGTAAAGAGCGTCGGCGGTCGACGTCGCTCACGGGGTGAAATCTCGGGCTCGTCGCCCGAAGAAAGTCGTCGCGTCGACAGCGGCCGCTCGAAACTCGTGAGCGCGTGAGAACGGCCGTCTTCCCGCCATAGCTCCACCTTGTGACCAGAAGTACTTAAAGAACGAAGGCAGCTTGCAACTGAGAGACGCGGGTTCGAATCGACGAGACCGTCGACAGTAGCTACTCGAGAGCTGTAGAGACTGCGAGAACGGCCGTCTTCCCGTCATAGCTCCACCTTGTGACCAGAAGTACTTAAAGGAAATACGCTCCACCGGTCCGACCACGGCCCCGAGTCGACCGACACCGTGTCTCGAGTCGACCGACACCGTGTCTCGAGTCGACCGACACCGTGTCTCGAGTCGACCGACACCGTGTCTCGAGTCGACGAACGTCGACAGCAGTCGCTCGAGGTTCGTGAGTACGTGAGAACGACCGGCCTCCCGTCATAGCTCTACCTTGTGACCAGAGGTACTTAAATGAGGGTCGGGCAGCCGACAGGCGAGCGTCAGCCCCGACTCGCGTCGATCAGGTCGTCGACGAACGCGTCCAGTCGGTCCCGATCCGGGCCACCACGAGCGTGGATCGACGGATCGATCGCTCGCGGCGGGGTGGCGAACGACCGGCCGACGAGGTCGCCCACGACCTCGCTCCCCTCGCCGCGGCGCTTCCGCTCGAGCAGGTCGCGAGCCCGGTCGATCCGGTCGGCGTCGAAGACCGTGGGTGCTTGCTCGTCGAGGAACGCCTCGAACTCGAGGGCGGGCAGGTCGTGATCGCCCCGCTCGCCGGTTGCGAGCAGGTAGCGGGCGGACATCGCCGCCCGGCAGACCGTGAGGTTGCGTTTGACCGTTCGGTCCGTGGCGGTCTCGGCGTATCGCTCGTCGTCGGCGTCGATCCGTGTCGTCCCGTCGGGTGCGTCGACGAGGAAACCGTCGTCGTCTCGCTCGCGGATGGGATAGACTTCGCCGTCGCGCACGAGGTGACAGGAGAGGTACTTCCGGTAGTTGTTCCTCGCGATCGCCCGCCAGTCGTGGTACAACTCGATCGGATCGAAGGTCCGTTCGACGAACGCGCGGAGCGGGGCAGGGTCGACGGTCGTCCGATAGCGAACGGGACTTCGGAGGAGGTCGATCGCCCCCTGGTTGGACTCGGCGAGCAACCGGGCGAACGTGGTGACGTCCCAGCCGTGGCACTCGAGGTCGACAGTCGGCGCGTTGCCCCGGTCACCGTCGTCGTCAGAATCTGGCTCACTCGAGTCGTCGAGCACCGTCGGTGGCCCCTCGAGGTGGGCGTACCGGCGCAAATCGGTCGCGACGAAGACGAACCCGACGTCGTAGTCGCTGTCGGGTCCGGCCGCCCCCCAGGCGTGACTCCCGCGGGCGGCCGCGAAGACGATCGAGACGTCGTGGCGGCGCTCGAGGCTCGAGAGGGTGTCCTCGACGGCCGCGTGGACTGCTGGTGGGATCGAAGGCCGGGGAGCGGGCATCGGTGAGACGGACGGGTCGAACGGTAAAAACGATCAGGTCGATCGCGAACCGGGATACTCGTGGCCGACCACGAGCGCGACCACGTTCACGACGAGAAGGCCGAGAAACAGCGAGAAGGTGAACGCGGAGTCGAGGCCGAGGAGAAAGACCGGAACGTACGTCAGCGGCATGACGGTGGCGACCCAGAAGCTTGCAGCGGTGATGGCATCGCGTAGACGCATCACCCTAGCGCATCGAGTCGAGGCCGACGAAGGAGTCCTCGTGGGCCGAGATCCAGGTCGTCATGAGTTGTTCCTCGCTGGCGTTCCGGGGGAAGATCGCACACTCGTCCGGTGCATCGTCGTTCTCGACGGTGACGACGTCGAGTTCGAGGGCGTCCCGCGGGGGTTCGTCCATCCGTGGTCGGGTGTCACCGTTAGAGGTCATCGGTCGGTCGACCCCGACTACCCCGGTACGGGTAATTGTTATCCAGTAGTTTACAGTCCACTGGGGGCAAATTTTCCCCGGTGGACGGGAGAAGAAGAGGCAGGAGCCGGGTATCTGGAATTTCCGGCATACGATGACTATCGCGTCGATCGGGACCGTCTTAGCGGAGCGTTAGCGAAACGTTAGTGAGAACGTAACCAGCCGTTTCCGCAGGTGGATCGTCGATCACAGTCCCGTCGTGGTCGCCCCCACCTCGAGCCGCCGCAGACGCGATCAGTTCTCGGGGCGTTCACCGAGCGCAAGCGGCTCGGTAACCTCCCGACCGTCGCGCCAGATGCGCAGGTCGATGGTCTGGTCCGGACTCGTCTCGAGTGCGAGGAACGTCGAGAGGGCGTGGCGATCCGGAATCGGCTCGTCGTCCATCTGGACGATGACGTCCCCGCCGACGGGGACCGGTTCGCCGCCCCGTTCGACGAGGCCGTCGGCACCCTCGAGAACCCCATCGGCGGGACCGTCGGAGATGACGTCGGTGACCATGATACCGGTCGCTTCCGGCAGGTCGTTTTCCTCGGCGATGACGCGGTCGACCGTCGCGAGGTGGATACCCATGTACGAGTGGCGAAACTCGCCGTCCTCGATCAGGGTGGGAACGACGCGACTGGCCAGCGCGGCGGAAATGGCGAAGCCGATGTTGTTGCCGCCGCCGGCGTGGACGACGCCCACGACGTCGCCGTCGAGGTCGACCAGCGGGCCGCCGCTGTTACCCGGGTTGACCGCGGCGTCCGTCTGGACGACGTTGGGGAACGAGAAGTTGCGTCCGGGCGCGTCTGTCGTGCGATCGACGCCGCTGACGATGCCGGCCGACATCGACCCCTCGAGCCCGAAGGGGTTGCCGATGGCGAGGACCTGCTGACCGACGACGGGGTGTTCGGCGCTGAACGACAGCGGTGTCGTCGACTCGGGAACGTGGTCGACTTCGAGAACTGCGAGGTCGCTAAAGCGGTCCGTGCCGACGAGGCGGGACCCCGACCAGTCGCCGGTGAGGTACTGGAGTTCGACTGCCTCGGCACCGGCGACGACGTGATCGTTCGTGACGACGTGGCGGTCGTCGACGACGAATCCGGAGCCTTCGCCGCGGCCTTCGGCGTCGGACGTCGGATCCTCGACGCCGAACGCCCGGACCTGCGTGACCGAGTCGATGACGGCCTCGTAGACGTCGGTGAACGCCGAGCCCTCGGCGACGTTGTCCCGGTCGATCTGGTGGGAGGAACTGCCGTCGATCTGGCTTCTGGAACGGGGCTCTGCACAGCCGGCGACGGCCGCCGAGAGGCCGGCCCCTGCGAGGGCCAGAAAGCCCCGACGGTCCAGCCGATTCGTCCTCATGTGCGGGCGAAAGGATCCCTGCTATTTCAACCCGGGTGTCTTTGAGCAGCGGAGACCCGGCGACCACGACTTCCGGCCGGAACCCGAACGACTCGAGCACCGGGTGATTCCCCGCCGCTCGCTTCGAGTCGTCCTCCCGTGAAGATAAGTCACTCCACCGCCGATGGGCGGGCATGAACGCCCGCGAGACCCACACGAGAGGTCCCCCCGTGCTCGAGTCGTCAGCAGTCGCGACGTTACCCGGTGTCTGCGGTGGTCGGCGATGAGCGACGACCCCGACCTCGCCGTCGGTGCCGACGCGTTCACAGACCGCGGCGCAGGGCTGGCGGTCGCCGTCGTCGGCGCAGGTGCGGTGGGCGCGACCGTCGCGTACGAACTGGCCCGTGAGGGTGCCGACGTGACGCTGTACGATCGGGGCGGAATCGCGAGTGGCTCGAGCGGTCGCGCGGCGGGCATCTGTTACGACGCGTTCGCCGATCCACTGGACGCCGAGATCGCTGGCGAGTCGATCGAGCGGTTTCGCGCGCTCTCGGGCGACGAGACGTTCCCGTTCGTCGAGTGCCCGTACGTCTGGCTGGCCCGCGAGGGCGACGCGGAGGCCGCCGACGCGATCCGCGGGCAGGTCGACCGGATGCAAGACGCCGGCGTGATCGCCCTCGAGATGGACGCCGACGCGCTCTCCGAGCGGTTCCCGTCGGTCCGGACCGACGACGTCGCCGTTGCCGGGATCGCTGGCGCGGCCGGGTACACCGATCCGGCCCGGTATACGGCGTGTCTCGCGGCCGCTGCGACCGGGGCCGGCGCGACGCTCGAGTCCGACTCGCCGGTATCAGTTCGGGCAGACCCCCCTCGAGTGCTCGAGGAAGACGGCACCAGCCACGAGGTCGACGCCGTCGTCGTCGCCGCCGGCGCACGCACGCCGTCGTTGCTCGCCGACGCCGGCCTCGGGATCGCCGCCAAACCCTACCGGGTGCAGGCGCTCGTCGCGAGCGGCGTGTTCGAGGAACCGATGTGCTACGATGCGACGGCCGACTTCTACGTTCGGCCCCACGCCGAAGGGCTGCTCGCCGGAAACGGGACCGAAGAGCGAGAGGCCGAGCCTGACGCGTACGACCGTGACGCCGACCCGGACTTCGCCGACGGCCTCGTCAAACGAGTACGCCACCGGTTCCCGGGCCTCGAGGGGAGTGTCGACCGGGCGTGGGCGGGACTCTGTACGGCGACGCCGGATCGTGATCCACTGGTCGGAGAACGAGCAGAGGGGGTCTTCGTGGCGACGGGGTTCCAGGGACACGGGTTCATGCGCGCGCCGGCGATCGGTGCGCGGCTGGCCGAGGAAGTCCTCGGCGGCGACGGTATCGATGCCTTCGATCCGACGCGGTTCGACGGTGACGAGACGTTCGCGATTCGAGAGGGACTCCACCTCGAGGAACAGAACTGAGCCGGCCAGTCGAGGTCACGTGGCCGGGCCGACTCGAGGTCACTCCCCGACCTGGAGGCCGTCACGTCGGTCCGGACGTTCGGACGAGGCGGTCGTCGCTTGCGGATCGCGATCGGGGCCCGTGTCGGGACCTCCGCCGGTTGCTCGATCACTCGCTGGAGCGGTGGTCGTTCCGGGGCCCACGTCGTCGCCGACGTCCGTCACTGCGTCGGCGTCCGAATCGACGTCCGATTCGACTGCGGTACCCCCGCTGACGGTCGACTTGGGGATGTCGATCCGGAGCGTACCGGCTTCGGAGAGGTGTGCGGTGCCGGCGTCCGGGTCGACGTGGGCGTCGTCGGGGAGGTCGACGTCACCCTCGAGAGTCATCCCGCGACCGGGATAGCGCACCTCGTAACCGTCGCGGTACTCCCGGAATCGATCGATTCGAACCCGGACAGCGCCATCGACGTACCGGACCTGCACGTCGTCGGGGTCGGCACCCGGGGCGTCGAAGACGACGCGGTAGGACTGTTCGCCCTCGAGAACGTCGACGGGTAACGATCGGGTCGTCTGGAGGTGACCGTTCGCGCGGCCGAGCTGCCGATAGAGGACGGTTCCGATGGTCGACGTCAGGTCGTCGAGGCTCACACCACCTCACCCCCGGCGGCGCTCGAGGCGCTCGCCGGAACCGGCTGGAGGGCCCTGCTGGGCGCGTGGAACATCTTGTCTCTTGAGGCTACGAGAGCCACGGCTTTAGTGATTGTGCTCACCCCGATTCCCTTCGTCGAAGCATCCCGGGACTGGACAACAGATTGTGATCACGCATCCTATACGACAGGATCAATTCTATATCATATAAATTACTAACACCGAGCTTTTATATAGTGGACAGATACGATCGGATCGTCGAGGGTCGCGGTGTCGAACCCGTCACGACAGCCTGTGTGGCCTCGAGAGCCCCGTCGAACGAGTTGCCGACGGTCGGTTGACGGTCGGCGGCGGGACGAACGTGGCGGAGCGACTGCCGGTTGTCGACCGCGTTTGAAACCCGGTGGACCGGTTTCGAGCAGGATCAGAGGGCGGTAGGCGTTCGGCTGGCCAGAGAGAGAGCACCCAACAGGTATCCAGATATCGAGTGTTTTCGGATTTAGTCAGCTTGTTTATCTGTAGACCGAGAGCGACGCCGGTGGGTAGCCCTCGGCGAGGTCTGAGACAGCGTCCCGACGTTCGAGCGAGGCTCGAGCGGCGGACCTGGCGGGGCGAAACCCCGTGGTAGTCCACCGCGCGGTCGTCGGGACGGCCACGAGATGCCACCCTCACACGATACGGAGCGGTCACGGACTCGGATGCCATCGGAGCGGACCACTCGAGAGCCCGGCGGTGGGACCGGGCGATCCCTGGGCAGGATCGGAAAGCGGTATGGTGGCTTGGCGGCGCAGCGTGGCACGGTCCGGTGGCTGAAACGCGGACCGAGCTACGTCGCCGTGTTATACCGTGACGTCGAGTCGCCTAAGTGTACGGGATGCGGCGGGCGGTTCCGGTTCCGCCGGCTCCCCGAGCGGGGGCTGGAGATCGGTCTGCTCGTCACTCGAGCGCGACGGCGATCGGGGCGCTCGACCAGCAGGGCTGGCTCACTCGAGGTTGACGTTGACGTTCTTGGCCTGGGTGTACTCGGAGATCGCTTCGGTGCCCTGTTCCCGGCCGTAGCCGCTCTGTTTGAAGCCGCCGAAGGGCGTCTGGGGCTGGGTGACCGGGTACTCGTTGACACTGACCATCCCGTAATCGAGGTGCTCTGCGACCGTGTGGGCCGTCTGCAGGTCCTGTGTCCAGATGCCGGCCATCAGGCCGTACGGGGAATCGTTGGCGATCTCGATGGCCTCCTCGCGGTCGCCGAACTCGATGACCGAGAGCACCGGACCGAAGATCTCCTCCTGGGCGATCGTCATGTCGTTGCTGACGTCGGTGAACACGGTCGGCTCGACGAAGTAGCCCTGGTCGCGATCGGCCGGGACGCCGCCGCCGGTCGCGACGGTCGCACCTTCCGCTTTGCCGGTCTCTATGTACTCGAGGACGTCCTGCTGGTGGCTCTCGCTGACGAGGGGGCCCATCCGGCCGTCGTCGTCGATGCCACTGCCGAGCGTGGTCGCCTCGGCCTGGGCGACGATCTTCTCGACGAGATCGTCGTGAACCGACTCGTGAACGAGTACGCGCGAGCCCGCCCAGCACATCTGGCCGGCGTTCATGAAGATGCCGTAGTGACAGCCGCTGGCGGCGTCCTCGAGGTCGGCGTCGGGGAAGACGACGTTCGGCCCTTTGCCGCCGAGCTCGAGCGTGACGCCGGTGACGTTCTTGGCGGCGCGTTCCATGACGCCCTTGCCGACGCCCGTCGAGCCGGTGAAGGCAATGTGGTCGACGTCCGGGTGCTCGACGAGGTGGTTGCCGGCGACGCTCCCGCGACCGGGGACGACGTTGAGGACGCCGTCCGGAAGGCCGGCGTCCTCGGCTGCGACGGCGTAGTAGAGCGCCGACAGCGGTGTGGTGCTCGAGGGCTTGAGCACGGCGGAGTTCCCGCAGGCGAGCGCGGGAGCGAGGCTCCGACCGGCGAGCTGGAACGGGTAGTTCCACGGGATGACGTGGCCGGTGACGCCGACCGGTTCCCGGAGCGTGTAGTTCAGTCGGTTCCCGGGGACAGGGACCTCGTCGCCCTGTATCTTGTCGGTCCAGCCGGCGTAATAGCGGAACGTGTCGATCACCATGTCGACGTCGATCGAGGCTTCGAACGGCGTCTTGCCGTTGTCGTAGGACTCGACCGTGATGATCTCCTCCTTGCGGTCTTCGATGGCGTCGGCCATCCGGTGGAGCGCCGCCCCGCGCTCGCGAGGTGCGAGCGACCGCCACTCGCCGTCGCGGGCAACGGCGCGGCTGGCTGCCTCGACTGCAGCGTCGACGTCGTCCTCGGACGCCTCCGCGAGTTCCGCGTAAACGTCTTCGGTTGCGGGATCCTCGGTCGTGAACGTCTGGCCGTCGGCCGCAGCCGTCCACGAGCCGTCGATATACAGGTCTGTTGGGCCGTCGTAAGTCATGCACTCGAGGATACAGAGCCAACGACCGTAAATGATGTGATACCGTCCGGCACGACCGAGTGGCGACGTAACGGATAGCCGTTACCCGAGCGGGTTGGCATCGGCCACGGCAGTACTCGAGCAGTCGGTCGCTCACGCCACCAAAGACGCCCGCGAGGAGTCGATGGCGGCCGTCGAGGGCGTCCGTGAGAGTGCCGACCGGGTCGCCCGCACGACCGAGCAGGCCGTCGAGGAGACGGGACGCCAGAAGGCGGGAGTCTTCGGCCTGGCTGAGCGGTTCGAGAATCCGGCAGACCAGTCAAACCCCGGCGAACGAGAGCGGCGAGAGTGGTTCCCGTCGTGATCCGGGGCGACCCCGTGATCGATGGCGGAACCTGACGAGCCACGAGTCGTTTACATCGATCGTATACA is a genomic window of Natrarchaeobaculum aegyptiacum containing:
- a CDS encoding archaeosine biosynthesis radical SAM protein RaSEA is translated as MSTPTPEVYEQGKGMDAHNQVMREIRSRKEASYDPHEPTRVWLDEDNTPDGVKQSLTIILNTGGCRWARAGGCTMCGYVAESVDGGSVSHEALLDQIDVCLEHESENADEPAELIKIYTSGSFLDEREVGARTREAIAETFADRERIVLESLPDFVSREKIGDFTQHGIDTDMAIGLETATDRVRHDCVNKYFDFADFEDACAEAAAADSEAGEDADAGIKAYLLMKPPFLTESEAVEDMISSIERCADVAGCHTVSMNPCNVQRYTMVDDLYFRGGYRPPWLWSVAHVLEQTADVDAIVVSDPVGHGSDRGPHNCKECDDLVQKAIKDFGLRQDPTVFEQVSCDCELTWETVLERERGFNQPLTN
- a CDS encoding NAD(+)/NADH kinase; amino-acid sequence: MDVAVGIVAQRGNERAQRLAGTLLETLERDHGADVVVDEATASAAAADATDETDDLPGVAVEEMADRDLVVSIGGDGTLLFVARAIGSTPLVGVNLGEVGFLNAVDPADAEAVVTDLVTIIEAGDPVPGRDLVRLEASAAGESWILEPALNEVLVHGPRRGHSGGATIEIRVDGTQYVETHADGVLVATPTGSTAYNLSEGGPLVHPDADALVVTGMAPTEPIAPLVVDQDASLSITVSNAPEAFVIGDGRNRRAVEPPVTVAVSTADEPGKLVGPESNVFEALEKLE
- a CDS encoding DsbA family oxidoreductase — protein: MSDTPSTPGATDRLTVYADYVCPFCYLGTRSLAQYREQRTEPLALEWHPFDLRRDKRNPDGSIDHDADDGKDDAYYEQARQNVRRLQAEYGVEMAQELAIEVDSLPAQQASLYVAREHPQTWPAFDEAIYTALWQDERDIGEVDVLADLADRVGLSSEGIRTAIADDDLRASLEDRFADAHRRGITGVPTFVADGRVARGAVPPSQLGRLVDAG
- a CDS encoding DNA-directed RNA polymerase subunit epsilon: MQPDGSAPDAGRGEPLQTDGSRSSSDLRADGGVTPEQESTHHLETRPGAGSLSRAAAQRDATVRRWGVVTPSATVIGRAESPDGDLSESVRRLHDEQHAATPGYSERAHHLDRLRTTQALCNALEVTPWQRDLALGVMDEIDLTEFGSQRAIEKVALVVIRHVVDVDRRQYFGLDDVDVQSLSADRMEELFAEYRAHDVTDEPTFKRLASKHGLDTTSLNRLRRVLKEQLEDELPAYGHNPYRDPNLPVSVDRDADADADVVGADSAADPSNRDGA
- a CDS encoding nucleotidyltransferase domain-containing protein gives rise to the protein MPAPRPSIPPAVHAAVEDTLSSLERRHDVSIVFAAARGSHAWGAAGPDSDYDVGFVFVATDLRRYAHLEGPPTVLDDSSEPDSDDDGDRGNAPTVDLECHGWDVTTFARLLAESNQGAIDLLRSPVRYRTTVDPAPLRAFVERTFDPIELYHDWRAIARNNYRKYLSCHLVRDGEVYPIRERDDDGFLVDAPDGTTRIDADDERYAETATDRTVKRNLTVCRAAMSARYLLATGERGDHDLPALEFEAFLDEQAPTVFDADRIDRARDLLERKRRGEGSEVVGDLVGRSFATPPRAIDPSIHARGGPDRDRLDAFVDDLIDASRG
- a CDS encoding DUF7511 domain-containing protein → MTSNGDTRPRMDEPPRDALELDVVTVENDDAPDECAIFPRNASEEQLMTTWISAHEDSFVGLDSMR
- a CDS encoding S1C family serine protease is translated as MRTNRLDRRGFLALAGAGLSAAVAGCAEPRSRSQIDGSSSHQIDRDNVAEGSAFTDVYEAVIDSVTQVRAFGVEDPTSDAEGRGEGSGFVVDDRHVVTNDHVVAGAEAVELQYLTGDWSGSRLVGTDRFSDLAVLEVDHVPESTTPLSFSAEHPVVGQQVLAIGNPFGLEGSMSAGIVSGVDRTTDAPGRNFSFPNVVQTDAAVNPGNSGGPLVDLDGDVVGVVHAGGGNNIGFAISAALASRVVPTLIEDGEFRHSYMGIHLATVDRVIAEENDLPEATGIMVTDVISDGPADGVLEGADGLVERGGEPVPVGGDVIVQMDDEPIPDRHALSTFLALETSPDQTIDLRIWRDGREVTEPLALGERPEN
- a CDS encoding NAD(P)/FAD-dependent oxidoreductase, producing MSDDPDLAVGADAFTDRGAGLAVAVVGAGAVGATVAYELAREGADVTLYDRGGIASGSSGRAAGICYDAFADPLDAEIAGESIERFRALSGDETFPFVECPYVWLAREGDAEAADAIRGQVDRMQDAGVIALEMDADALSERFPSVRTDDVAVAGIAGAAGYTDPARYTACLAAAATGAGATLESDSPVSVRADPPRVLEEDGTSHEVDAVVVAAGARTPSLLADAGLGIAAKPYRVQALVASGVFEEPMCYDATADFYVRPHAEGLLAGNGTEEREAEPDAYDRDADPDFADGLVKRVRHRFPGLEGSVDRAWAGLCTATPDRDPLVGERAEGVFVATGFQGHGFMRAPAIGARLAEEVLGGDGIDAFDPTRFDGDETFAIREGLHLEEQN